One stretch of Candidatus Bathyarchaeia archaeon DNA includes these proteins:
- a CDS encoding NADH:flavin oxidoreductase, which yields MLPLVGLLEPLSVNGLTFRNRIVMPPMQSGRASFEGAVTNRLINFYVSRSALVGLPIVEHAYVSLTGRLSLKQLGIYNDTLVPGFEKLASAIHGVGAPAILQITHAGGVANKNVINTQPAGPSATGKMRELQKPELEGIAEEFALAAERALKAGFDGVELHGAHGYLLCQFFSPLLNKRNDEFGGSLERRMRFPLLVVEKVREVLGGKVLLYRLGADDLAPNGIQVSDAAAFAVELERAGVGIIDVSGGMCGAEPKQFKNTYGYFIPQAEEVKKAVQVPVIGVGGITEAAYADSLVRDGKVDLVAVGRALLKDSGWAEKAVEVLQ from the coding sequence GTGCTGCCTTTGGTTGGGTTGCTTGAGCCTTTAAGTGTTAATGGCTTAACTTTCAGGAACCGGATAGTTATGCCTCCGATGCAGTCGGGCAGAGCCTCCTTCGAAGGTGCCGTCACCAACCGTCTAATCAACTTCTACGTTTCCCGTTCTGCACTGGTGGGTTTGCCTATTGTGGAGCATGCTTACGTTTCCCTCACAGGCAGGCTCAGCCTCAAACAGTTAGGCATCTACAACGACACCTTAGTGCCTGGATTTGAAAAGTTGGCCTCAGCCATACACGGCGTCGGAGCCCCCGCTATACTGCAAATAACCCACGCAGGCGGGGTAGCCAACAAGAACGTCATCAACACCCAACCTGCCGGTCCTTCGGCGACTGGCAAAATGCGGGAACTGCAAAAACCTGAGTTGGAAGGCATCGCGGAAGAGTTTGCTTTGGCGGCAGAGCGGGCTTTAAAGGCAGGGTTTGACGGGGTAGAGTTGCATGGCGCTCATGGTTATCTGCTTTGCCAGTTCTTTTCACCCCTGCTTAACAAGCGCAACGACGAGTTTGGGGGCTCTTTGGAGAGGCGGATGCGGTTTCCGCTTTTGGTGGTTGAGAAGGTGCGGGAAGTGTTGGGAGGCAAGGTTTTGCTTTACCGGTTGGGCGCAGACGATTTAGCCCCAAACGGCATCCAAGTCTCGGATGCTGCAGCGTTTGCGGTGGAGCTTGAACGTGCAGGCGTGGGCATCATTGATGTGTCCGGTGGGATGTGTGGGGCGGAACCCAAACAATTCAAAAACACATATGGCTACTTTATTCCGCAGGCAGAAGAGGTCAAGAAGGCTGTTCAGGTTCCCGTTATCGGGGTGGGTGGCATCACGGAGGCCGCATACGCTGATAGCCTTGTGCGGGACGGCAAAGTGGATTTAGTTGCCGTTGGCCGGGCGCTGCTGAAGGATTCTGGGTGGGCAGAAAAAGCCGTTGAAGTACTGCAGTAA
- a CDS encoding helix-turn-helix transcriptional regulator has protein sequence METPEGIEKLFFELASESRLDLLRELNQKNWKMNDVARKLDLTATETFRQLQRLSEALLIQKQPEGTYAITQYGRLVLELSASLEFAFKHKQYFVAHDLWRLPTQSVKRIGELSGATLKMGMVESTVKSSQLIGEAEKFMWGVSPEPLPKDFQTMSEQVPKGVEYRVLSPQPPTKLRNLENRTLLDPPVIFAVTEKEAVVCFRFADGRVDYAGFFGSDPTFLGWVRDLFLYYWDKGKQQ, from the coding sequence ATGGAGACGCCTGAAGGAATCGAGAAACTGTTTTTTGAGTTAGCCAGCGAAAGCCGACTGGACTTGCTGCGGGAGCTCAACCAGAAGAACTGGAAGATGAATGATGTCGCGCGCAAACTGGATTTAACCGCCACGGAAACGTTTAGGCAACTACAGCGACTTTCTGAAGCCTTGCTTATTCAAAAACAGCCAGAAGGCACTTACGCCATAACGCAGTACGGCAGGCTGGTGCTGGAGCTTTCTGCCTCGTTAGAATTTGCCTTTAAACACAAACAGTACTTTGTAGCCCACGACCTCTGGCGGCTACCCACTCAGTCTGTGAAAAGAATTGGCGAGCTTTCGGGAGCAACCTTGAAGATGGGGATGGTGGAGAGCACCGTAAAATCCTCACAACTGATTGGAGAAGCCGAGAAGTTCATGTGGGGAGTTTCGCCTGAACCACTTCCCAAAGACTTCCAAACCATGTCCGAGCAAGTCCCCAAAGGCGTCGAATATAGAGTCCTGTCACCCCAGCCACCCACTAAACTGCGCAACCTTGAAAACAGAACCTTGCTTGACCCACCCGTGATTTTTGCGGTGACCGAAAAAGAGGCGGTGGTATGTTTCCGCTTTGCTGATGGCAGGGTGGATTATGCAGGTTTCTTTGGCAGTGACCCCACGTTTTTGGGTTGGGTCAGAGACCTGTTTCTTTACTACTGGGACAAAGGAAAACAACAATAG
- a CDS encoding EFR1 family ferrodoxin (N-terminal region resembles flavodoxins. C-terminal ferrodoxin region binds two 4Fe-4S clusters.), with protein sequence MSQHKNLEPPFLYGSQRKQPADGNLGIEIFYFSGTGNSLVVARDLAKKTNATLTPIVLVMGQQTVESNADAIGVVFPVFYATNDRGIPLIIRRFLDKLKGLESKYVFAVCTSGYMPGSTIENLRKDLEAKGGKLAAGFNVRMGSKRVAPAKQQKMRAKREKKLTAIGDYVVARKTGRFETRGAVQKILLAPLHAFERVVFQYRYRRLAQASDLSFMELVPLADLSFRVNEKCVGCGVCARVCPVNNIKLVDGKPVWLHHCETCYACYAWCPEGAIGGDIVAYNDWYRNPEAKLSDMLAAKRSS encoded by the coding sequence ATGAGTCAACATAAAAACCTCGAACCGCCTTTTCTATATGGCAGTCAAAGAAAGCAACCCGCGGATGGTAATTTGGGCATAGAAATCTTTTATTTTTCGGGAACTGGAAACTCGCTGGTTGTGGCAAGAGACCTCGCCAAAAAAACAAACGCAACCCTGACCCCCATAGTCTTAGTGATGGGGCAGCAAACTGTTGAATCTAATGCGGACGCCATAGGGGTCGTGTTTCCTGTTTTCTACGCCACCAACGACCGCGGCATACCCCTTATAATCCGCAGATTCTTAGACAAACTCAAAGGGCTTGAGTCAAAATACGTTTTTGCGGTCTGCACTAGCGGGTACATGCCAGGCTCCACCATTGAAAACCTGAGAAAAGACCTTGAAGCAAAAGGTGGAAAGTTGGCGGCGGGCTTTAATGTGCGGATGGGCAGCAAACGCGTTGCCCCTGCCAAGCAGCAAAAGATGCGTGCCAAACGCGAAAAGAAGCTAACCGCTATAGGCGACTATGTTGTTGCTCGGAAAACTGGCAGATTTGAGACGCGGGGTGCGGTTCAGAAAATTCTTTTGGCGCCGTTGCATGCGTTTGAACGCGTGGTTTTCCAGTACCGATACCGCAGGCTGGCTCAGGCATCAGATTTGTCTTTTATGGAGCTTGTGCCTTTAGCAGACCTGAGCTTTCGGGTTAACGAGAAGTGTGTTGGGTGCGGCGTCTGCGCCAGAGTCTGCCCTGTGAACAACATAAAGTTGGTTGATGGCAAACCCGTGTGGCTGCATCACTGTGAAACCTGTTATGCTTGTTATGCTTGGTGTCCTGAAGGCGCGATAGGCGGAGACATTGTTGCCTACAACGATTGGTATCGTAATCCGGAGGCAAAATTGTCCGATATGCTGGCTGCAAAACGGTCCAGCTGA
- a CDS encoding GTP-binding protein: MKLITVAGPPSSGKTSVILQLAACLKEKNMRLGAVKFDCLTSFDQIRYQEAGIPIQVGFSGKVCPDHFFISNIEDAVAWGHRQELDILITESAGLCNRCSPHISRILAVCVIDNLSGIQTPRKIGPMLKLADVVVITKGDIVSQAEREVFSFNVRQVNTRANILFVNGITGQGAFMLSKHALEAPDVTTLRDMRLRFTTPASVCSYCTGETRIGEDYQMGMLKKLEFR; encoded by the coding sequence ATTAAGCTCATAACTGTAGCTGGACCCCCCTCGTCTGGCAAAACCTCCGTGATTCTTCAACTGGCAGCGTGTTTGAAAGAGAAAAACATGCGCCTTGGAGCGGTGAAGTTTGACTGCCTCACCTCCTTTGACCAAATCCGCTACCAAGAAGCAGGCATCCCCATACAGGTAGGCTTCTCAGGCAAAGTCTGCCCCGACCACTTCTTCATAAGCAACATTGAAGACGCCGTGGCTTGGGGACACCGACAAGAACTGGATATCCTCATAACTGAAAGCGCAGGGCTCTGCAACCGCTGCTCCCCCCACATCAGCCGCATCCTTGCCGTCTGCGTCATTGACAACCTCTCCGGCATCCAAACCCCTAGAAAAATTGGTCCAATGCTCAAACTCGCCGACGTAGTTGTCATCACCAAAGGCGACATCGTTTCACAGGCGGAGCGGGAAGTGTTCAGCTTCAATGTCCGCCAAGTCAACACCCGCGCAAACATCCTGTTTGTTAACGGCATCACGGGTCAGGGCGCCTTTATGCTCAGCAAACACGCCCTTGAAGCCCCTGACGTTACCACTCTTCGCGACATGCGCCTTCGCTTCACCACCCCTGCTTCCGTCTGCTCTTACTGCACTGGCGAAACCCGAATCGGCGAAGACTACCAAATGGGTATGCTCAAAAAACTTGAGTTCAGGTGA
- a CDS encoding ATP-binding cassette domain-containing protein: protein MRTIDFRQLVETKAIGEILAQYPVARDFLVNFNLADLPQTFPLAAALEQVDEVRFADFGLTRADVVDQFILFLETLIERNPVHDKIDSITILGGQDKQGNQENVCLTIHAGQIISIVGSTGSGKSQLLSDIECIAQRDTPTKRQILVNGKALNDEARFKMGGKLVAQLSQNMNFVMDLSVAEFLEMHTKSRMCQNSAQVIRQCFACANELAGEKFAAETKVTQLSGGQSRALMIASTAHISASPIVLIDEIENAGVDRKQAIQLLAKKEKIVLISTHDPLLALNADKRIVIKNGGIYKIIKTSAQERQSLSRIEALDSTLQAVRHQLRMGNLIELTDLKEEKT from the coding sequence GTGAGGACCATAGATTTTCGACAACTCGTGGAAACCAAAGCCATCGGCGAAATTCTGGCGCAGTATCCAGTGGCAAGAGACTTCTTAGTCAACTTTAACTTGGCAGATTTGCCCCAAACCTTCCCTTTGGCAGCGGCGCTGGAACAAGTTGATGAGGTTCGCTTTGCCGACTTCGGCTTAACCCGCGCCGACGTGGTCGACCAGTTCATTCTGTTCCTTGAAACCCTCATCGAACGCAACCCCGTACACGACAAAATTGACTCCATAACCATCCTAGGCGGACAAGACAAACAAGGAAACCAAGAAAACGTCTGCCTCACCATACATGCCGGGCAAATCATAAGCATTGTGGGCTCCACGGGTTCGGGCAAAAGCCAACTCTTAAGCGACATCGAATGCATCGCCCAACGCGACACCCCCACCAAACGCCAAATCCTAGTCAACGGAAAAGCCCTCAATGATGAAGCCCGCTTCAAAATGGGTGGCAAACTCGTAGCGCAACTTTCACAAAACATGAACTTCGTGATGGATTTGAGTGTGGCAGAGTTTTTGGAGATGCACACCAAAAGCCGCATGTGCCAAAACTCCGCGCAGGTAATTCGCCAATGTTTTGCTTGTGCAAACGAGTTGGCGGGCGAAAAGTTCGCTGCAGAGACGAAGGTGACGCAGCTTTCAGGCGGGCAATCCCGCGCCTTGATGATTGCAAGTACTGCCCACATAAGTGCCTCCCCCATCGTGCTTATCGACGAAATCGAAAACGCAGGCGTAGACCGCAAACAGGCAATTCAGCTGCTGGCAAAAAAAGAAAAAATCGTCCTCATATCCACCCACGACCCCCTGCTGGCGTTAAACGCGGACAAACGCATCGTTATAAAAAACGGGGGCATATACAAAATCATTAAAACCTCCGCGCAGGAGCGGCAGTCCCTTTCACGGATTGAAGCCTTAGACAGCACGTTGCAGGCGGTTCGGCATCAACTCCGCATGGGCAACCTCATCGAACTAACCGACCTAAAGGAAGAAAAAACATGA
- a CDS encoding Rossmann-like domain-containing protein, which produces MNEKNLSSDAWQLYDALIEGIPEDWVVDDVVCGVYHAFVRSGNGAGFCMVAEDDTRPVMLHNKLPGMKLKELAAAVKSWNFIEASIGQAAINAYYNTLPVAQKNGVAVSDSRFVEDRSNDPFISYQNAIRNKKVAVIEHFPFLEQLFEPVCDLSIFARLPQDCEYPYSAAEYLLPSCDYVFITCGAFVDKSLPRFLKLASKAHVVVVGPSTPLASVLFQFGVHDLSGFVIKDVEKARRICLGQENYLIYSTGQKVSFKSEQQLP; this is translated from the coding sequence ATGAACGAAAAAAACTTGTCAAGTGACGCATGGCAACTGTATGATGCATTAATTGAAGGTATCCCTGAAGACTGGGTCGTGGACGATGTGGTGTGTGGCGTTTATCACGCGTTTGTGCGTTCAGGCAACGGCGCAGGTTTCTGTATGGTCGCAGAGGATGACACCCGCCCCGTCATGCTCCACAATAAACTTCCGGGCATGAAACTCAAAGAGCTCGCCGCCGCAGTGAAGTCTTGGAATTTCATCGAAGCCAGCATCGGGCAAGCCGCCATAAACGCCTACTACAACACTCTGCCGGTTGCCCAAAAAAACGGTGTTGCCGTCTCTGATAGCCGCTTTGTAGAAGACCGCTCCAATGACCCCTTCATCTCCTACCAAAACGCCATTCGAAACAAAAAAGTTGCCGTCATCGAGCACTTCCCTTTCTTGGAGCAGTTGTTTGAACCCGTGTGTGACCTCTCGATTTTTGCTCGGCTACCTCAAGACTGCGAGTACCCGTACTCTGCAGCAGAATACCTCCTGCCCAGCTGTGACTACGTTTTCATAACGTGTGGTGCGTTTGTTGACAAGTCTCTGCCGCGTTTTCTCAAGCTTGCCTCAAAGGCGCATGTTGTCGTTGTTGGGCCGTCTACGCCGTTGGCTTCTGTGCTTTTCCAGTTTGGCGTCCACGATTTGTCTGGCTTTGTAATCAAAGACGTTGAAAAGGCGCGGCGTATCTGTCTGGGTCAAGAAAACTATTTGATTTATTCGACGGGGCAAAAAGTCAGCTTCAAGTCTGAACAGCAGTTGCCTTGA
- a CDS encoding AIR carboxylase family protein: protein MTGKAVIIMGSERDLEFCREIAKPLKKLTVNYEFRVASAHKTPLKVLEILKEFETQTVVYVTVAGRSNALSAFVDANTSKPVIACPPYSDKYGGVDVYSSLRVPSGIGSVVTIEPEGAAIAAAKILAVADSALECAVKAYQLEKQQTLEKANETIKNMK from the coding sequence ATGACGGGAAAAGCAGTCATCATAATGGGCTCCGAGCGGGACTTAGAGTTCTGCCGCGAAATCGCCAAACCCCTCAAAAAACTAACTGTGAACTACGAGTTCCGCGTAGCTTCCGCCCACAAAACCCCGCTGAAAGTGCTTGAAATCCTCAAAGAATTCGAGACGCAAACCGTGGTCTACGTGACCGTGGCGGGCAGGTCCAACGCGTTAAGCGCGTTTGTGGACGCAAACACCTCCAAACCCGTCATTGCATGCCCACCCTACTCCGACAAGTACGGCGGCGTGGATGTGTACTCTTCGCTGCGAGTGCCAAGCGGCATCGGCTCCGTTGTGACCATTGAGCCTGAAGGCGCCGCAATTGCCGCAGCGAAAATTCTGGCGGTTGCTGACTCCGCTTTGGAGTGCGCTGTTAAGGCGTATCAGTTGGAGAAGCAGCAGACGCTTGAGAAAGCCAACGAAACCATCAAAAACATGAAATAG
- the ppcA gene encoding phosphoenolpyruvate carboxylase, which translates to MSDEVERRIPRTMSTQHPDNVTVPAWSSDPVIDGNAEVYEAYYAYQTLGCQEVMWDSEGKDVDTRVVRKLLSSHWDFFSQNVLGEDLHLTYRIPNPSIEAVEKKVVVETLQNIPVTYDVASSVYKKDVTPIFEVILPFTTSGNELVWLFNYYRRAIVADEDAMLDDKTAAKDWIGSFKPKKVNVIPLVEDQDSILHIDRIVKPYIEAAKPRYLRVFIARSDPALNYGLISAVLLSKIGLAKLKQTEKDTGIPIHPILGVGSKPFRGHLSPENLGNFLQEYQGLATATVQSAARYDYPLEQVKDFVKCLNDSLPNGEPVPVDSTEEAVLLGVLQKCRKQYESVAEVLAPFLNSVSAYVPQRRARKLHIGLFGYSRNVAGVSLPRAITFAATLYSIGIPPEFIGARVIEDLNAKEWKALQKYYVNLKKDFASVGGYVSWQNINMLMEMHLKTAKRADMNVDNLRLALTRILADLKTVEEKLDVKLGPRTSTQRKHENFTNNFLISYLERETDEAKIALVEAAKLRKCLG; encoded by the coding sequence ATGTCTGATGAAGTTGAAAGAAGAATTCCCCGCACCATGAGCACCCAGCACCCCGACAACGTGACGGTTCCAGCGTGGAGCTCTGACCCCGTTATTGACGGCAACGCTGAAGTCTACGAGGCATACTACGCTTACCAGACGTTGGGCTGCCAAGAGGTCATGTGGGACTCAGAGGGTAAAGACGTGGACACCCGCGTGGTGCGCAAACTGTTAAGCAGCCACTGGGACTTCTTTTCCCAAAACGTGCTTGGGGAAGACCTGCACCTGACTTACCGTATCCCCAACCCCTCCATTGAGGCAGTGGAGAAAAAGGTGGTTGTGGAAACTCTCCAAAACATCCCCGTAACCTACGATGTGGCTTCCTCCGTCTACAAAAAAGACGTAACGCCCATCTTTGAAGTAATTTTGCCTTTCACAACCAGCGGAAACGAACTTGTCTGGCTCTTTAACTACTACCGCCGCGCCATAGTCGCCGACGAAGACGCCATGCTTGACGACAAAACCGCAGCTAAGGACTGGATTGGCAGCTTCAAACCCAAAAAAGTGAACGTGATTCCACTGGTGGAAGACCAAGACAGCATCCTGCACATTGACCGCATCGTGAAACCCTACATCGAAGCCGCCAAACCTCGCTACCTCCGCGTTTTCATAGCTCGCAGCGACCCCGCTCTCAACTACGGGCTCATATCTGCCGTGTTGCTCTCTAAAATCGGCTTAGCCAAACTCAAGCAAACCGAAAAAGATACAGGCATACCAATCCACCCGATACTCGGCGTTGGCTCCAAACCGTTTCGTGGTCACTTGTCGCCTGAGAATTTGGGGAACTTTTTGCAGGAGTATCAAGGCTTGGCGACGGCAACGGTGCAGTCGGCGGCACGCTATGATTACCCACTGGAGCAGGTGAAGGATTTCGTGAAGTGCCTTAACGATAGCCTGCCAAACGGCGAACCCGTACCCGTTGACTCCACCGAGGAAGCGGTGTTGCTGGGTGTGCTCCAAAAGTGCAGAAAACAGTATGAGAGCGTGGCTGAGGTTTTGGCGCCGTTTCTCAACAGCGTCTCAGCATATGTGCCCCAGCGCCGCGCCCGAAAACTCCACATAGGCTTATTCGGTTACAGCCGAAACGTAGCAGGCGTGAGCCTTCCAAGGGCAATCACGTTTGCCGCCACTCTATACAGCATCGGTATCCCTCCAGAATTCATAGGCGCCCGCGTCATCGAGGATTTGAACGCCAAAGAATGGAAAGCTCTCCAGAAGTACTATGTTAACCTGAAAAAGGACTTCGCATCCGTCGGCGGCTACGTCTCTTGGCAGAACATCAACATGCTTATGGAGATGCATCTAAAAACCGCTAAACGCGCCGACATGAACGTGGATAATCTGCGGCTGGCGCTCACACGGATTCTGGCAGACCTCAAGACGGTGGAGGAGAAGCTGGACGTGAAGCTTGGACCCCGCACATCCACACAACGCAAACACGAAAACTTCACCAACAACTTCCTCATCAGCTACCTCGAGAGGGAAACCGACGAAGCCAAAATCGCTTTGGTGGAAGCAGCAAAGCTACGCAAATGCCTAGGCTAA
- a CDS encoding nucleotidyltransferase family protein, which translates to MSMTVTSQRSLSEIKQLLEALKPTLRKRFKVQTIAIFGSYAHGEQDENSDLDLLVTFSQPYNLWEFLDVKEFLTKKLRVKVDLVPKDSIKSLIKEKILQEALPV; encoded by the coding sequence ATGTCTATGACCGTAACGTCGCAGAGGTCGCTTAGCGAAATAAAGCAGCTTCTTGAAGCTTTGAAACCGACGCTTAGGAAACGGTTCAAAGTGCAAACTATAGCTATCTTTGGCTCATATGCGCATGGAGAACAAGATGAAAACAGCGACCTTGACCTTCTGGTCACGTTCTCACAGCCTTACAACCTTTGGGAGTTTTTGGATGTCAAAGAGTTTTTGACAAAGAAACTGCGCGTCAAGGTTGACTTAGTGCCCAAAGATTCCATAAAGAGTTTGATTAAGGAAAAAATTCTTCAAGAAGCTCTGCCCGTATAA
- a CDS encoding DUF86 domain-containing protein, with the protein MDEIEEFTKDFTESDFINNKMAIKATITDLIIIGEAVDKIPTTFKYSYKQIPWRTWKRMRDTRNELAHEYYTIKPEVLWAIVKYELPPIKPHIKKIIEKETIEE; encoded by the coding sequence ATTGATGAGATAGAAGAGTTCACCAAAGACTTCACCGAGAGCGATTTTATTAATAATAAAATGGCAATAAAAGCAACTATAACGGACCTGATAATAATTGGTGAAGCTGTGGATAAAATTCCTACAACCTTCAAGTACTCCTATAAGCAAATTCCATGGCGCACATGGAAACGTATGAGAGACACACGAAATGAACTTGCACATGAATACTACACTATTAAACCTGAAGTTTTATGGGCAATCGTGAAATACGAACTGCCTCCAATAAAACCTCATATCAAAAAGATTATCGAGAAAGAAACCATTGAAGAATAA
- the purC gene encoding phosphoribosylaminoimidazolesuccinocarboxamide synthase yields MGSVKDLEVIQKPTKDKMGLGRFHFSDRYSVFDWGEMPDLIDKKGEALCLMGAYCFERLEVKSVLTHYKGLVDSNKKTVKLAQAKEPSSTMEVSLVSVYKPPSKVENGKLFYDYSAYNPSLKSCLIPLEVIYRNGLPEGSSVFRRLEQGKVTLQQLGLDHTPKPGERLAKPIFDVSTKLEETDRYISWEEAAKIAGLTGIEAAAVKVVLSKVNETINEIAAKAGLVNEDGKIELAFDTQRRLMVVDVIGTLDECRFTLDGLHVSKEVARQFYKKTDWYSEVEQAKKTADAQGIQDWKSLVKTPAPKLDPKLKTIVAQMYMAAANEMTGRKFFETPPLIDVVKEYKEWTGEKQ; encoded by the coding sequence GTGGGCAGTGTCAAAGACTTAGAAGTAATCCAGAAACCAACCAAAGACAAAATGGGGCTGGGACGGTTCCATTTCAGTGACCGATACAGCGTGTTTGACTGGGGCGAAATGCCTGACCTTATCGACAAGAAAGGTGAAGCACTCTGCCTCATGGGTGCCTACTGTTTTGAGCGCCTCGAAGTGAAAAGTGTGCTTACCCACTACAAAGGCTTAGTTGACAGCAACAAAAAAACCGTCAAACTGGCCCAAGCCAAAGAGCCCAGCAGCACCATGGAAGTCTCCTTAGTGAGCGTCTACAAACCCCCATCGAAAGTTGAAAACGGCAAACTTTTCTACGACTACAGCGCGTACAACCCAAGCCTGAAAAGCTGTCTTATCCCATTGGAGGTCATCTACCGCAACGGTTTGCCCGAAGGCAGCAGTGTGTTTAGGCGGCTGGAACAGGGCAAAGTGACGCTGCAGCAGCTTGGCTTAGACCACACCCCCAAACCAGGCGAAAGGCTGGCTAAACCGATTTTTGATGTCAGCACCAAACTGGAAGAAACTGACCGATACATTTCTTGGGAGGAAGCAGCCAAAATCGCGGGACTAACCGGCATTGAAGCAGCAGCCGTCAAAGTGGTTTTGTCCAAAGTGAACGAAACAATCAACGAAATCGCCGCCAAAGCAGGTTTAGTCAACGAGGACGGCAAAATCGAGTTAGCCTTTGACACACAAAGACGCCTCATGGTGGTTGATGTCATTGGGACGCTCGACGAGTGCCGCTTTACACTGGACGGGTTGCATGTGAGCAAGGAGGTGGCGCGGCAGTTCTACAAGAAAACCGACTGGTACAGTGAAGTGGAGCAAGCCAAGAAAACCGCCGACGCCCAAGGCATCCAAGACTGGAAGTCCCTTGTCAAGACGCCTGCGCCCAAGCTTGACCCCAAACTCAAAACCATCGTTGCGCAGATGTATATGGCGGCGGCTAATGAGATGACGGGTAGGAAGTTTTTTGAAACCCCCCCGCTAATTGATGTGGTGAAAGAGTACAAAGAGTGGACTGGCGAAAAACAGTGA
- a CDS encoding formate--phosphoribosylaminoimidazolecarboxamide ligase family protein encodes MKEQIKQVIADYDPKKVRIGVLGSHSALEIAAGAREEGFETVVVCQKGREKTYAHYYKALFNNFIFLDKFSQITDPETVQQLTELNTVFVPNRSFSVYAGYEAIEQKFAVPLMGNRDMLRTEERNTPRNQLFLLQKAGIKTPKTFQSPDEIDRLAIVKVPEKERAIERAFFYASSPQEYEQTSQQRIKQGIITEEALKQAVIEEYVLGAKFNANLFWSPLTDEIDLLGFDRRIQTDLDGVLDLPAAEQLELKIATQNIEIGHMGATMRESQIEKIFDAAERFVQTCRSEFPPGMIGLFALQGAVTKNLDFYVFDVSPRVPGCPCVEPTSPYMKYKYGVEVGPGKRVAMEIKRALLERRLEDVVT; translated from the coding sequence ATGAAAGAACAAATCAAGCAAGTAATCGCGGATTACGACCCCAAAAAAGTCCGCATCGGAGTGTTAGGCAGTCACTCGGCGCTGGAGATTGCGGCGGGTGCCCGAGAGGAAGGCTTTGAAACCGTTGTGGTTTGCCAGAAAGGCAGAGAAAAAACCTACGCCCACTACTACAAAGCCCTGTTTAACAACTTCATTTTCCTTGACAAATTCTCCCAGATAACCGACCCTGAAACGGTTCAGCAGCTGACCGAGCTGAACACGGTGTTTGTGCCCAACCGCAGTTTTAGCGTGTACGCGGGCTATGAAGCCATTGAGCAGAAATTCGCCGTGCCCCTGATGGGTAACCGGGACATGCTGCGAACCGAAGAGCGCAACACGCCACGCAACCAGCTTTTCCTGCTTCAGAAGGCAGGCATCAAGACGCCCAAAACCTTCCAGTCCCCCGACGAAATCGACCGCCTCGCCATAGTAAAAGTGCCTGAAAAGGAACGCGCCATCGAACGCGCCTTCTTCTACGCCTCCTCACCCCAAGAGTACGAGCAAACCTCCCAGCAACGCATCAAACAAGGCATCATAACCGAGGAAGCCCTCAAACAAGCCGTCATTGAGGAGTATGTTTTGGGCGCCAAATTCAACGCAAACCTGTTCTGGTCCCCCTTAACAGATGAAATTGACTTGTTGGGTTTTGACAGGCGCATCCAGACTGACCTTGACGGCGTTTTGGATTTGCCCGCCGCGGAACAACTGGAACTAAAAATTGCCACCCAAAACATAGAAATCGGCCACATGGGAGCCACCATGAGGGAGAGCCAAATCGAGAAAATCTTTGATGCTGCTGAACGTTTCGTGCAGACCTGCCGTAGCGAGTTTCCGCCGGGTATGATTGGTTTGTTTGCGTTGCAGGGGGCGGTGACTAAGAATTTGGACTTTTACGTTTTTGACGTGAGCCCACGCGTTCCCGGGTGCCCCTGTGTGGAGCCAACCTCGCCCTACATGAAGTACAAGTACGGTGTCGAGGTGGGTCCGGGCAAACGGGTCGCTATGGAAATTAAACGTGCACTGCTGGAACGTCGGTTAGAGGATGTGGTTACATGA